From Cecembia calidifontis, one genomic window encodes:
- a CDS encoding glucose 1-dehydrogenase, which produces MNKRLENKIALITGAARGIGAAIARKFHQEGAVVIVTDILDTKGKVLVAELGERAYYFHLNVKYEHEWKDMSKIIITEFGGLDVLVNNAGITGFLETNGPHDAEMVDLDSWTEVMAVNLNGSMLGCKYAIDWMKRKGGGSIINISSRSGIVGIPGAAAYAASKAAVRNHTKSVALHCAEKGYHIRCNSIHPAAIMTPMWDVMLGEGEVRDLIIASVEKGIPMGHFGQPEDVAYAALYLASVESKYVTGIELNVDGGILAGAEAKPEPMGE; this is translated from the coding sequence ATGAACAAGAGACTTGAAAATAAAATTGCCTTGATTACCGGTGCCGCAAGAGGTATTGGAGCAGCCATTGCCAGAAAATTTCATCAGGAAGGAGCTGTAGTCATTGTAACCGATATTTTAGATACCAAAGGTAAGGTTTTGGTTGCCGAATTGGGGGAAAGGGCCTATTATTTCCATTTGAATGTTAAATATGAGCATGAATGGAAGGACATGTCCAAAATTATAATTACTGAATTTGGAGGACTGGATGTTTTGGTTAATAATGCCGGTATCACCGGATTTTTGGAGACCAATGGCCCCCATGATGCAGAAATGGTGGATCTCGATTCCTGGACAGAAGTCATGGCAGTCAATCTTAATGGAAGCATGTTGGGCTGCAAATATGCCATCGATTGGATGAAAAGAAAAGGAGGGGGAAGTATCATCAACATTTCATCCAGGAGCGGCATTGTGGGAATCCCGGGAGCAGCTGCCTATGCGGCAAGCAAAGCTGCTGTCAGAAACCATACCAAGTCGGTAGCTTTACATTGTGCCGAAAAAGGTTACCACATAAGGTGTAATTCTATCCACCCTGCCGCCATCATGACTCCCATGTGGGATGTAATGTTAGGGGAGGGGGAAGTCAGGGACCTGATCATAGCCTCCGTTGAAAAAGGTATTCCGATGGGACATTTTGGCCAACCGGAAGATGTGGCATATGCAGCTTTGTATCTTGCCTCAGTGGAGTCCAAATATGTGACCGGAATTGAGTTGAACGTAGATGGGGGCATTTTGGCTGGAGCCGAAGCTAAACCTGAACCGATGGGAGAATAA
- a CDS encoding ABC transporter ATP-binding protein, which yields MENIIKTVNLKKLYTTEEVETTALDDINIEIKKGEFVAIMGPSGCGKSTLLNIIGLLDNPEAGQYHFLDQEVARFSERQRSQLRKGNIGFVFQSFNLIDELTVFENVELPLLYLKTPADERKRRVEEVLTRMNIMHRRDHFPQQLSGGQQQRVAIARAIVAKPSVILADEPTGNLDSANGEEVMRLLEELNNEGTTIVMVTHSPHDANYAHRIINLFDGKVVTENIREQFHI from the coding sequence ATGGAAAATATCATCAAGACAGTTAATCTCAAAAAGCTTTACACCACAGAAGAGGTAGAGACCACCGCTTTGGACGATATCAATATCGAAATCAAAAAGGGTGAATTTGTGGCCATCATGGGGCCTTCAGGATGTGGTAAATCCACATTGTTAAATATCATCGGACTTTTGGACAACCCCGAAGCAGGTCAATACCATTTTCTTGACCAGGAAGTTGCAAGATTTTCTGAGAGGCAGCGCTCTCAACTGAGGAAGGGTAATATTGGTTTTGTCTTTCAGAGCTTTAACCTGATCGATGAGCTGACAGTATTTGAAAATGTGGAACTTCCCTTGCTGTATTTAAAAACTCCAGCCGATGAAAGAAAAAGAAGGGTGGAAGAAGTCCTTACCAGGATGAATATTATGCACAGAAGGGACCATTTCCCACAGCAGCTTTCCGGTGGTCAACAGCAGAGGGTGGCTATAGCCCGAGCAATCGTAGCGAAGCCTTCTGTGATTTTGGCAGATGAACCTACAGGTAACCTGGATTCCGCCAATGGGGAAGAGGTAATGCGGCTTCTGGAGGAATTGAACAATGAAGGTACTACCATTGTGATGGTAACCCACTCGCCCCATGATGCCAATTATGCGCATAGGATTATCAATCTCTTTGATGGGAAGGTGGTGACGGAAAATATCAGGGAGCAATTTCATATTTAG
- a CDS encoding IS3 family transposase: MSVKSGCTYFGYSRSAYYGWMDSKLKEEAQYDLVLELVRDYRRTHPMMGTRKLQELIREDAVRLEISIGRDRLFELLRSEGLLVKRKRKYVVTTQSFMRYSKYEDLFNGNVWTTAHQAWVSDITYIRVGDSFRYLYLITDAYSRKIVGWYLGNTLESKCAVEALKMAIEQCPSTEGIVHHSDRGFQYCSKIYTELLEKEGIKSSMGEAGNCYDNAMAERVNGILKIEYKLGDRFKNLKEAFAAVRHGVWAYNEKRPHCSLNMKKPIEVHEGLTVFSSLKRKSSPRQRPVKAI, encoded by the coding sequence GTGAGCGTTAAGTCCGGTTGTACTTACTTTGGTTACAGTAGGTCAGCATATTATGGTTGGATGGACTCCAAGTTGAAGGAGGAAGCGCAATACGACCTGGTATTGGAGCTTGTCCGGGATTACCGGAGGACGCATCCGATGATGGGCACAAGAAAGCTTCAGGAGTTGATCAGAGAAGATGCGGTGAGGTTGGAGATCAGCATAGGAAGGGACAGGCTCTTTGAGTTGTTGCGTTCTGAAGGCTTGCTGGTCAAGCGCAAGAGGAAGTATGTTGTTACAACGCAGTCATTTATGCGCTACAGTAAATATGAGGATCTGTTCAATGGCAATGTCTGGACCACTGCCCATCAGGCCTGGGTTTCGGACATAACCTATATCCGTGTCGGGGATTCCTTCAGGTACCTGTATCTTATTACCGATGCATACAGCAGGAAGATAGTAGGATGGTATTTGGGGAATACGCTTGAGTCAAAATGTGCTGTAGAAGCCTTAAAAATGGCGATAGAACAATGTCCGTCAACAGAAGGCATTGTTCATCACTCAGATAGGGGCTTTCAGTATTGCAGTAAGATTTATACTGAATTACTGGAAAAGGAAGGTATAAAGTCCAGTATGGGAGAAGCAGGGAATTGCTATGATAATGCAATGGCAGAGCGGGTTAACGGGATTCTGAAGATTGAATATAAACTTGGGGACAGGTTTAAGAATCTCAAAGAAGCGTTTGCAGCAGTAAGGCATGGAGTATGGGCCTACAATGAAAAGAGGCCACATTGTTCATTAAATATGAAGAAGCCGATTGAGGTACATGAGGGACTAACAGTGTTTTCATCTCTCAAACGCAAAAGTAGCCCAAGACAGAGACCTGTCAAGGCTATATAA
- a CDS encoding Bor family protein: MKKIIIKSTLIFALAGSLTSCYTQSYIVGNGPQRGVETTEKSHYLVYGLAPLKTADPVKMAGDAQDYSVTIQHSFIDGVLNALTFGIYTPTTTKVVK, translated from the coding sequence ATGAAAAAAATCATCATTAAATCCACTTTGATCTTTGCTTTGGCTGGATCTCTCACGTCTTGTTACACCCAATCCTATATTGTAGGAAACGGGCCACAAAGAGGAGTTGAAACTACAGAAAAAAGCCATTATTTGGTGTACGGCTTGGCGCCTCTCAAAACGGCTGACCCCGTTAAAATGGCTGGGGATGCGCAAGATTATTCAGTTACCATCCAGCACTCTTTTATCGATGGTGTTTTAAATGCCCTGACCTTTGGAATTTACACACCTACAACCACAAAAGTGGTCAAATAA
- a CDS encoding transposase, translating to MTKTVREFNRYSISFKKQVVEELENGSSYSYLQKKYDIRGAETIQRWVRSFGRDHLLNKRVRIETMDEKRRLKELEEENKRLKLALADSIVANKMLETLIDVSNDEYKTDLKKNFGNGLFQKGLKK from the coding sequence ATGACAAAAACGGTTCGGGAATTTAACAGGTACAGTATTAGCTTCAAGAAGCAAGTAGTAGAGGAGCTGGAAAATGGAAGTTCCTATTCTTATCTTCAAAAGAAGTATGATATTAGAGGAGCGGAGACGATCCAGAGGTGGGTCAGGTCCTTTGGCAGGGATCATTTGTTGAACAAAAGGGTTAGAATAGAGACTATGGATGAGAAGAGAAGACTTAAGGAACTGGAAGAGGAGAACAAGAGGTTAAAACTTGCCTTGGCCGATTCGATAGTTGCCAACAAGATGCTTGAGACGCTGATAGATGTTTCAAATGATGAATACAAGACGGATTTAAAAAAAAACTTTGGCAACGGACTGTTTCAAAAAGGCCTGAAGAAGTGA
- a CDS encoding sensor histidine kinase, with protein MVFKSFALGVLLRVVLIVSAAVLGAFLYIQYESTLYGLLFIWILALLSFNLISYTTVTNRKISRFLESIRYSDFSSSFTKDSNLGKSFREMNLSFNEVIEAFKKTRAQKEEQMLFLQIMIQHINTGIISFDSKGKIGVINGAAKQLLQIPQFKDIHDLGKLSKNLLEEVLKLKPGGSFAIKINNELHLNVQSAAFKMEGQSWTLLSFQNIKSELQKNELEAWQNLTKVLRHEIMNSMTPIASLASSLGVILEEDVKESDEGELSLDKESFLDLSEGLETISKRSNGLVDFVNAYRDYTNIPQPDLKVFLVKPLFENIRVLLKEELAKSQIQLVCDLTPLDLEVIGDQDLIQMILINLVKNGKEAMEKASDRRIILKAGLDVHSHPFIQVIDHGEGIVPEALERIFVPFYTTKKSGSGIGLAISRQIMNLHKGSLEVHSEPGKKTVFTLLFK; from the coding sequence ATGGTCTTTAAATCTTTTGCACTAGGTGTCCTTTTAAGGGTTGTTCTGATTGTATCAGCAGCTGTTCTTGGTGCATTTTTGTATATTCAATATGAATCCACCTTGTATGGCCTCCTTTTTATTTGGATTTTGGCCTTGCTTTCGTTTAACCTCATTTCCTATACCACGGTCACTAATAGGAAAATCAGCCGCTTTTTGGAATCGATCCGCTATTCTGATTTTTCATCCTCTTTTACCAAAGACAGCAATTTGGGAAAGTCTTTCAGAGAAATGAACCTTTCCTTCAATGAGGTAATTGAGGCTTTCAAAAAAACCCGGGCACAGAAAGAAGAACAGATGTTGTTTCTCCAGATCATGATCCAACATATCAATACCGGTATCATCTCTTTCGATAGCAAAGGGAAAATAGGAGTAATCAACGGGGCTGCCAAGCAACTTTTACAGATTCCCCAGTTTAAAGACATCCATGACCTTGGGAAATTGTCCAAAAATTTATTGGAGGAGGTGCTAAAACTTAAACCGGGAGGTTCCTTCGCGATAAAAATCAATAATGAGCTTCATCTGAATGTTCAATCTGCTGCATTTAAAATGGAAGGACAAAGTTGGACCCTTTTATCTTTCCAAAACATCAAATCAGAATTGCAAAAGAATGAATTGGAAGCCTGGCAGAACCTGACCAAGGTGCTGAGGCATGAAATCATGAATTCCATGACCCCCATCGCAAGTTTGGCCAGTTCTCTGGGAGTTATTTTGGAGGAAGATGTAAAGGAAAGTGATGAAGGTGAGTTATCTCTTGACAAAGAGAGCTTTTTGGATCTTTCGGAAGGCCTGGAAACCATCTCGAAAAGAAGCAATGGCCTGGTCGATTTTGTCAATGCCTACAGGGACTATACCAATATCCCACAGCCTGATTTAAAAGTGTTTCTTGTCAAACCCTTATTTGAAAATATCCGGGTACTATTAAAAGAGGAGCTCGCAAAGTCCCAAATCCAGCTTGTCTGTGACCTTACCCCATTGGATCTTGAGGTTATTGGTGACCAGGATTTGATCCAGATGATTTTGATCAATTTGGTCAAAAACGGTAAAGAGGCCATGGAAAAAGCCTCTGATAGGAGAATCATCTTAAAAGCCGGCTTAGATGTTCATTCTCATCCCTTTATCCAGGTAATTGATCATGGAGAAGGCATTGTTCCAGAAGCCCTGGAAAGGATATTTGTACCTTTTTATACCACTAAAAAATCAGGTTCTGGTATCGGACTGGCCATTTCAAGGCAGATCATGAACCTGCACAAAGGAAGTTTGGAGGTGCATTCAGAACCAGGAAAAAAGACAGTATTTACTTTGCTTTTTAAATGA
- a CDS encoding class I SAM-dependent methyltransferase: MACEIDPVKAEGFAGSLIEMINQGAMSIMISIGHQTGLFDVLAGLEPATSQDIANLSGLHERYVREWLNAMVVGKIIFVDDTSTYYHLPMEHALVLSRKFPGDNIALFAQYIPVIAGVEQQVIHCFKNGGGVPYSEYGRFHEVMAEESGQTIIGALFDHILPLIPGINQKLEKGISVLDIGCGSGRALNQLGEKFPNSVFLGIDLCKEPIEKARKSAEEMGLRNVFFHQADLTSFRLDAEFDLVTAFDAIHDQARPDLVLKAIYNCLKDNGVFLMQDIDASEKVYNNLDHPFGRLLYSISTLHCTTVSLAQGGMGLGTMWGTEQAKRMLKQAGFNKVTENRLPHDLMNCYFVVSKN, from the coding sequence ATGGCCTGTGAAATAGACCCGGTCAAAGCTGAAGGCTTTGCCGGGTCCCTTATTGAAATGATCAACCAAGGTGCTATGAGCATTATGATTTCGATTGGTCATCAGACAGGATTATTTGATGTATTGGCGGGTTTGGAGCCTGCTACTTCCCAAGATATTGCCAATCTTTCCGGCCTACATGAGCGTTATGTGCGGGAGTGGCTGAATGCCATGGTTGTTGGTAAAATCATTTTTGTGGATGATACATCTACTTATTACCATTTGCCTATGGAACATGCCCTGGTCTTGAGCAGAAAATTCCCTGGGGATAATATTGCCTTGTTTGCCCAGTATATACCGGTGATTGCCGGTGTGGAACAACAAGTAATCCATTGCTTCAAAAATGGGGGAGGGGTTCCTTATTCCGAGTATGGAAGGTTCCATGAAGTCATGGCTGAAGAAAGTGGGCAGACCATTATTGGAGCTTTATTCGACCATATTCTTCCTTTGATTCCGGGAATCAACCAAAAATTGGAAAAAGGAATTTCGGTTTTGGATATCGGTTGTGGCTCAGGTAGGGCATTGAATCAATTAGGGGAAAAGTTTCCAAATTCAGTATTCCTTGGGATAGACCTCTGCAAAGAGCCAATAGAAAAAGCCAGAAAAAGTGCCGAAGAAATGGGACTTAGAAACGTGTTTTTTCATCAAGCGGATTTGACCTCTTTTAGACTGGATGCTGAGTTTGACCTCGTAACGGCTTTTGATGCCATACATGATCAAGCAAGGCCGGATTTGGTCTTGAAGGCCATTTATAATTGCCTAAAGGACAATGGGGTATTTCTGATGCAGGATATAGATGCTTCTGAAAAAGTCTATAACAACCTCGATCATCCTTTTGGAAGATTGCTTTATAGTATATCCACGCTTCATTGCACTACTGTTTCCTTGGCACAAGGGGGGATGGGATTGGGAACGATGTGGGGTACTGAACAGGCCAAAAGAATGCTTAAACAGGCTGGATTCAATAAAGTGACTGAAAATCGCCTGCCACATGACTTGATGAACTGTTATTTTGTTGTCAGCAAAAACTGA
- a CDS encoding efflux RND transporter periplasmic adaptor subunit: MDRKIEKKTWTPKRIALVAGGVLLVGFISYQLFFADSRSSMNVNMERITIATVKEGEFTDYIPVSGTIEPGEVFYLDALEGGNIQQIVRESGALVNRGDTILLLSNSKLQLEVMERESGLYFQINNLRQVRLQLDQNDLNQQAQLAEIDYQISLLKPQYERFRELHTKKLVSDREFEEVREQYEYNVKRRRLTYEAYRNDSMSRAIQKKQLSDSERRMNQSLDGVGHILDNLAVRAPISGQLSTEQIEVGQSITPGQRFGQIDILDKFKVRVQIDELYLPRVYTGLKGTFNFSGGSYEVEIFKIYPNVTAGRFEVDMAFTGEIPNGIRRGQTVRIRLELGESQQAVLLPTGGFYKDTGGNWVFVVNQQSGKAEKREIRLGRKNPEFYEVIDGLKPGEKVIVSGYENFGKNEVLNLK; this comes from the coding sequence ATGGACAGAAAAATTGAGAAAAAGACCTGGACTCCCAAACGTATCGCTTTAGTCGCAGGAGGAGTTTTGTTAGTGGGGTTTATAAGCTATCAATTGTTTTTTGCAGACTCCAGGTCTTCCATGAATGTCAATATGGAACGAATCACCATTGCTACGGTTAAGGAAGGAGAGTTTACTGATTATATTCCAGTAAGTGGCACCATTGAACCTGGGGAGGTATTTTATTTGGATGCTTTGGAAGGAGGAAATATCCAGCAGATTGTGAGAGAGTCAGGAGCTTTGGTAAACCGTGGTGATACCATACTGTTGCTTTCCAATTCCAAACTCCAACTCGAAGTCATGGAAAGGGAATCCGGATTGTATTTCCAGATCAACAACCTGAGGCAAGTGAGGTTGCAATTGGACCAAAATGACCTCAACCAACAGGCCCAATTGGCAGAAATTGATTATCAGATCAGTTTACTTAAGCCCCAATACGAAAGGTTCAGGGAACTGCATACCAAAAAACTGGTTTCAGACAGGGAGTTCGAGGAGGTAAGGGAACAGTACGAATATAACGTCAAACGGAGAAGGTTGACTTATGAAGCCTACAGAAATGATTCCATGTCCCGTGCAATCCAAAAAAAGCAACTGTCGGATTCAGAAAGAAGGATGAACCAGTCTTTGGATGGAGTGGGTCATATTTTGGATAATTTGGCGGTAAGGGCACCGATTTCAGGACAGCTTTCAACCGAACAAATTGAAGTGGGTCAATCTATTACACCGGGGCAAAGGTTTGGTCAAATAGATATTTTGGATAAGTTCAAGGTGAGGGTTCAGATCGATGAATTGTACCTTCCCAGAGTATACACTGGCTTAAAAGGAACATTTAATTTTTCGGGAGGGAGTTATGAAGTTGAGATTTTTAAAATTTATCCCAATGTGACTGCAGGAAGGTTTGAAGTGGATATGGCTTTTACCGGTGAAATACCCAATGGAATAAGAAGGGGGCAAACTGTCAGGATCAGGTTGGAATTGGGTGAAAGCCAGCAGGCTGTATTATTGCCGACAGGAGGATTTTATAAAGATACAGGAGGGAATTGGGTCTTTGTCGTAAACCAGCAATCAGGAAAAGCGGAAAAAAGAGAGATTCGCTTAGGCCGGAAAAATCCCGAATTCTACGAAGTCATTGATGGATTGAAGCCGGGGGAAAAGGTAATCGTCAGCGGCTATGAGAATTTTGGGAAAAATGAGGTGCTGAATCTTAAATGA
- a CDS encoding tetratricopeptide repeat protein, which translates to MDKNILITCGLMCIVFSCQKPIQEVVSEKDPFQQAMSLCFVPAGMKWDFSEGKAPFMAGMDLLDFPVSTGNDEARKYFNQGLLLAYGFNHAEAERSFQYAATLDPDFAMAYWGQAYVLGPNYNAGMEPEHYALAFAAIQKAKSKLHLVSAKEAAFIMAMDKRYVAEAREDRTELDEAFAEAMGKVWGNYPDDPDAGTIYAEALMDLQPWDLWDKAGNPKGNTNLILEILEEILAKHPEHPGAHHLYIHAVEGSKNPERGLNSARKFDQGLTPMAGHLVHMPSHIYIRTGNYHEGTLSNLRAAKVDSIYIETCKAQGTYPLAYFPHNYHFMAGTAILEGNSKWAVFAADRLYDHLELGLMEEEGLEVIQHFSTIPYFVRVKFGLWDEILKLDLWEKGTVYQEGIRHYALGMAYLGKGDLESSESELQKLQKITDSDQLGDASIWGINSLQSILEIATLILEGEILASKNRYDEAIAKLAEASTLEDQLLYNEPPDWFLSTRHHLGAVLLDAGKYQNAESVFRKDLEEYPNNGWAYYGLMLALEKSGKTMEASEVKKRFTSAWRTADISLVSSRIK; encoded by the coding sequence ATGGACAAAAATATTCTGATTACATGTGGTTTGATGTGCATTGTATTTTCCTGTCAAAAACCCATTCAGGAAGTTGTTTCTGAAAAAGATCCATTTCAACAGGCCATGAGTCTTTGTTTTGTTCCTGCCGGAATGAAATGGGATTTTTCCGAAGGAAAGGCTCCATTTATGGCGGGAATGGATCTTTTGGACTTCCCGGTTTCAACCGGCAATGATGAGGCAAGGAAATATTTCAATCAAGGGCTTTTGTTGGCCTATGGTTTCAATCACGCAGAGGCTGAGCGTTCTTTTCAATATGCGGCAACTTTGGATCCGGATTTTGCAATGGCTTACTGGGGTCAGGCTTATGTTTTGGGACCCAATTATAATGCCGGAATGGAACCTGAGCATTATGCATTGGCTTTTGCGGCTATTCAAAAAGCCAAGTCAAAGCTGCATCTGGTTTCAGCCAAAGAAGCTGCCTTTATTATGGCCATGGATAAAAGGTATGTGGCAGAGGCCAGAGAAGACAGAACAGAATTGGATGAGGCTTTTGCCGAGGCGATGGGAAAGGTATGGGGAAATTATCCTGATGACCCTGACGCAGGGACAATATATGCAGAAGCATTAATGGATCTTCAACCCTGGGATCTTTGGGATAAAGCCGGCAATCCCAAAGGAAATACCAATCTGATTTTGGAGATTTTGGAAGAAATATTGGCCAAACACCCTGAACATCCAGGGGCCCACCACCTTTACATTCATGCGGTGGAAGGATCAAAAAATCCTGAACGTGGGCTAAATTCTGCTAGAAAATTTGACCAAGGACTTACTCCAATGGCGGGCCATTTGGTCCATATGCCATCCCATATTTATATCCGAACAGGAAATTATCATGAAGGAACCCTCTCTAATCTCAGGGCAGCCAAAGTAGACAGCATTTACATTGAGACCTGTAAAGCACAGGGAACTTATCCCTTAGCCTATTTCCCGCACAATTATCACTTTATGGCCGGAACAGCCATTTTGGAAGGAAATAGCAAATGGGCCGTTTTTGCCGCGGATAGACTATACGACCATTTGGAACTTGGGCTCATGGAAGAGGAAGGCTTGGAAGTTATCCAGCATTTTTCTACAATTCCTTATTTCGTCCGTGTGAAATTTGGCCTTTGGGATGAGATATTGAAATTGGATTTATGGGAAAAAGGGACGGTTTATCAGGAAGGAATCAGGCATTATGCTTTAGGAATGGCTTATTTGGGCAAAGGGGATTTGGAATCATCAGAATCCGAACTCCAAAAATTGCAGAAAATAACTGATAGTGATCAGCTTGGAGATGCCAGTATTTGGGGAATCAATTCACTCCAATCCATTCTCGAAATTGCAACATTAATCCTTGAAGGGGAAATCTTGGCCAGTAAAAACCGATATGATGAAGCCATTGCCAAACTTGCGGAAGCATCAACACTTGAGGATCAATTATTGTACAACGAACCCCCTGATTGGTTTTTGTCCACGCGCCATCATTTGGGGGCTGTGCTTTTAGACGCAGGAAAATATCAGAATGCTGAATCAGTTTTCAGAAAAGACTTAGAAGAGTATCCGAACAATGGATGGGCATATTATGGATTGATGCTGGCACTTGAAAAGTCAGGAAAGACAATGGAGGCAAGTGAGGTAAAAAAACGATTTACTTCTGCCTGGCGTACAGCTGATATTTCCCTAGTATCATCAAGGATCAAATGA
- a CDS encoding sigma-54-dependent transcriptional regulator: MKEQKTGKILIVDDNEDLLKAAKIFLKRHFAQVDTETNPGLLPILMVNEQYDVIMLDMNFTKDVSSGQEGFYWLDRILEIDSSAVVVLITAYGDVNTAVKAIKEGATDFVLKPWENEKLLATLNAALQLRQSKMEVNLLKNQQQQFFEDMDSKFKDIIGQSPAMIKVFETIERVAATDANVLILGENGTGKELIARAIHRNSKRHREAFVGVDLGSITSTLFESELFGHKKGAFTDAKEDRAGRFEQAHKGSLFLDEIGNLPLALQSKLLAALQNREVTRVGGNKPIPVNIRLISATNMPVHNMVFENKFRQDLLYRINTIEITLPSLRDRLEDIPLLANHFIDIYSKKYNKEIRKAGEALIKRMQKYHWPGNIRELQHSIERAVIMTTHGVLQPEDLFTQKHMIPEKQEETVSLDHLNIEDVEKILIRKALHKHNGHITRAAEELGLTRSSLYRRLERYGL, from the coding sequence ATGAAAGAACAAAAAACCGGCAAAATCCTAATTGTAGATGACAATGAAGATTTATTGAAGGCAGCAAAGATTTTTTTGAAAAGGCACTTTGCACAGGTGGATACAGAGACCAACCCTGGGCTATTACCCATATTGATGGTCAATGAACAATATGATGTGATCATGCTGGACATGAACTTCACCAAAGACGTCAGCAGTGGACAGGAAGGATTTTATTGGTTGGACAGGATTCTTGAAATAGATTCTTCGGCAGTAGTCGTGCTTATCACTGCTTATGGAGATGTGAATACTGCGGTAAAAGCCATCAAAGAAGGGGCTACGGATTTTGTCCTCAAACCATGGGAAAACGAAAAACTCCTTGCAACGCTCAATGCTGCCCTTCAATTGCGGCAATCCAAGATGGAAGTCAATCTGTTGAAAAACCAGCAACAGCAGTTTTTTGAAGATATGGACAGCAAATTCAAAGACATCATAGGTCAAAGCCCGGCCATGATAAAAGTCTTTGAAACCATTGAAAGAGTTGCCGCCACAGATGCCAATGTGCTGATCTTGGGTGAAAATGGTACAGGAAAAGAATTGATCGCCCGTGCCATCCATAGAAACTCCAAAAGGCATAGGGAAGCATTTGTAGGTGTTGATTTAGGTTCGATCACTTCCACCCTATTTGAAAGTGAGTTGTTTGGACACAAAAAAGGTGCATTTACCGATGCCAAGGAAGACCGCGCAGGCAGGTTTGAGCAGGCTCATAAAGGGTCCCTCTTTCTAGACGAAATAGGAAATCTCCCATTGGCCCTGCAATCAAAACTTTTGGCGGCCCTTCAAAACCGGGAAGTAACGAGAGTAGGTGGCAATAAACCCATTCCGGTAAATATCCGCCTGATCTCTGCTACCAACATGCCTGTCCATAACATGGTCTTTGAAAACAAATTCCGGCAAGACCTGCTGTACCGAATCAATACCATAGAAATCACTTTGCCTTCATTAAGGGACAGATTGGAAGACATTCCGCTTTTGGCCAACCATTTCATTGACATTTATTCCAAAAAATACAACAAGGAAATCAGGAAAGCAGGGGAAGCGCTTATCAAAAGAATGCAGAAATACCATTGGCCGGGGAATATCAGAGAACTGCAGCATAGTATTGAAAGGGCAGTCATCATGACAACCCACGGCGTACTACAGCCTGAAGACCTTTTCACACAGAAACACATGATACCTGAAAAACAGGAAGAAACCGTTTCTTTGGATCATTTGAATATAGAGGATGTAGAGAAAATACTTATCCGTAAAGCACTCCATAAGCACAATGGACATATCACGCGTGCAGCGGAAGAATTAGGATTGACCAGGTCATCTTTGTACAGAAGATTGGAAAGATATGGTCTTTAA
- a CDS encoding GNAT family N-acetyltransferase gives MESVMFQTASNEADLLGILELQSENHLEQISSPEEGFVTVKHDLQLLKKMNDLAPHVIAKDREKVVAYVLAMTPASKEDIPVLIPMFEQFNVLTYQEKSLSSWNYLVVGQVCVGKNYRGKGIFDKMYQYYKSTYERVFDFAVTEIALNNPRSIRAHQKLGFREIHQYKDALPMDWSIVLWDWK, from the coding sequence ATGGAATCGGTAATGTTCCAAACTGCCAGTAATGAAGCAGATCTTTTGGGTATTCTGGAACTTCAATCAGAAAACCACCTTGAGCAGATTTCTTCACCAGAAGAAGGATTTGTTACTGTAAAACATGATCTTCAACTGCTTAAAAAAATGAATGATTTGGCTCCTCATGTCATTGCAAAAGATAGGGAAAAAGTGGTAGCTTATGTTTTGGCCATGACGCCAGCTTCAAAGGAAGATATTCCTGTCCTAATTCCCATGTTTGAGCAATTCAATGTTTTGACATACCAAGAAAAGTCACTTTCCTCTTGGAATTACCTGGTGGTTGGGCAGGTCTGTGTAGGTAAAAATTACAGGGGCAAGGGAATATTTGACAAAATGTATCAGTACTACAAATCCACTTACGAAAGGGTATTTGATTTTGCAGTCACAGAAATAGCCCTCAATAATCCAAGATCGATCCGGGCCCATCAAAAGCTTGGATTCAGAGAAATCCATCAGTACAAGGATGCTTTGCCCATGGATTGGAGTATTGTATTGTGGGATTGGAAATAA